A portion of the Gemmatimonas sp. genome contains these proteins:
- a CDS encoding sensor histidine kinase, with protein sequence MRLADFIDANIDPILDEWVTFARKQAGSDGMDLDTLRDHASDMLRTIAKDLRTPQTSAEQVVKSQGEAPPDASPTESAAQSHGTGRARDGFTVGEMMAEFRALRASVLRLWTESRGDLARADLQDLMRFNEAIDQAMVESVATYTGAVDQSHDLFVAILGHDLRTPLHMITLVAEHVLDAKLVDAPHLPLIARAMRSARRMGHMLDDLLDFTRSRMGTSIAITPRQINLATVVGDAVDEMRSASPHHVFDVQLTGDLRGKFDGVRLSQALINLIGNAVQHGAASAPVTVTARGEADHVVIEVRNVGPTIDPQDISGLFSPFKRLRRGVQASDAHHLGLGLFIADQLVLAHGGRLEVTSNAEQGTCFAVHLPRVVKGK encoded by the coding sequence GTGCGCTTGGCCGATTTCATCGACGCCAACATCGACCCGATCCTGGATGAGTGGGTCACGTTCGCCCGTAAACAGGCGGGCTCGGACGGCATGGACCTGGACACCCTCCGCGATCATGCCTCGGACATGCTTCGCACCATCGCGAAGGACCTGCGGACGCCGCAGACATCGGCCGAGCAAGTTGTCAAGTCGCAAGGAGAGGCGCCTCCCGACGCATCTCCGACCGAGAGCGCGGCCCAGTCCCACGGCACTGGCCGCGCCCGTGATGGCTTCACGGTGGGGGAGATGATGGCGGAGTTTCGGGCGCTGCGCGCGAGCGTGCTGCGCCTGTGGACCGAGTCGCGCGGCGACTTGGCTCGAGCTGACCTCCAGGATCTTATGCGATTCAACGAGGCTATCGATCAGGCGATGGTGGAGTCGGTAGCGACGTACACGGGCGCGGTCGATCAATCGCATGACCTGTTTGTCGCGATCCTGGGCCATGACCTACGCACACCGCTCCACATGATCACGCTCGTGGCCGAGCACGTACTCGATGCCAAGCTGGTCGACGCGCCGCACCTTCCGCTGATCGCTCGCGCGATGCGGAGTGCCAGACGCATGGGCCACATGCTGGATGACCTCCTCGACTTTACCCGAAGCCGCATGGGTACGAGCATCGCCATCACGCCGCGCCAGATCAACCTTGCCACGGTGGTGGGCGACGCCGTCGACGAGATGCGGAGCGCCAGTCCGCATCACGTCTTCGACGTGCAGCTCACCGGCGATCTGCGCGGAAAATTTGACGGCGTCCGGCTCTCGCAAGCGCTGATCAATCTGATCGGCAACGCGGTACAGCATGGCGCGGCATCCGCGCCCGTGACGGTCACCGCGCGAGGCGAGGCCGATCACGTCGTGATCGAAGTGCGGAACGTTGGGCCGACGATCGACCCGCAGGACATATCCGGACTCTTCTCTCCGTTCAAGCGGCTGCGGCGCGGCGTTCAGGCTAGCGACGCCCATCATCTTGGCTTGGGCCTCTTTATTGCGGACCAACTCGTGCTCGCGCATGGCGGCCGCTTGGAGGTGACGTCGAACGCTGAGCAGGGGACCTGCTTCGCGGTGCACTTGCCGCGCGTGGTGAAGGGCAAGTGA